From Spirosoma aerolatum, one genomic window encodes:
- a CDS encoding ThuA domain-containing protein — MITLTNSPKPILRWLATLGAAAGLYACASNPKTVTTTTVTKTTSTSTVATAPTPPVPVAPKRVLVFSKTKGWKHTSIPSGIAAIQKLGRENNFRVDTTKNADYFNDDSLKHYQAVIWLSTTGNVLNQVQQAAFERYIQAGGGYLGIHAAADTEYDWPWYNKLVGGYFASHPSNSNVRKATVDVLDKSHRSTNMLPDHWERTDEWYNYRSLYTDLHVLANLDENTYDGGINGANHPIAWYHEFDGGRAYYTGGGHTDESFSEPLFVQHLLGALNWVMGSGKPLDYSKSYSVVMPEDNRFVKTVLVNDLNEPMEVAVANDGRVFFTERSGNLSVYDTKTNKHQLVHKFDAPTKFGHGLQGITLDPNFAANHWFYVYYSPPFDKDPSYNLSRFTLKDDNTIDLSSEKVLLKVPSIAESGAHHGGSLAFDKEGNLYLSTGDHTNPFPSIGYAPIDARPDHLAADARGTAANTNDLRGKILRIRPQTDGTYTIPEGNLFPKGTAQTRPEIYTMGLRNPYRIALNPKSSVLYWGEIGPDAGKDSTLGPRGYDEFNQAKKAGNFGWPLFIGNSQPYAANDFATNAIGSRFDPNDPVNDSPKSTGLKHLPPVNPAMIWYPYAASKEFPELGQGGRSAMAGEFYTYDPNSASKNKFPEYYDGALFIFDWMRNWVMALRIDKNDNYVRTEPFMAGNGDFRRPIDLAFGKDGVMYMLEYGSVYGADNDDARLVKIEYNTGNRAPTVRANVVDSLAMAQLNARSYLTSDGRNAPVIREAVGPAPLRVKFSGRGTDLDEDDKLTYQWLFDGKTVGATQPMATYTYTQPGVYNAILRVADQTGLVGADTIVVKVGNAKPDVMIATPDNKSFFWEGKPFTYAVKVTDKEDGKIDPKRIKVVYEYNAQPRGTPVLGPQQGHQDLAMVGNGSLGKTLVAGSDCKACHTIDKPSVGPTFLAVADRYKGQAGSVERLAKKIIEGGGGNWSKDHLMSAHPQIPVQDAQEMVKYIFSLTDARKQKTLPLQGSLALNEHKPEETRGQYTILASYTDKGESTPGGKAVGPLTGSEVITLRSANVKTINADAYVGFPRFGNNLSAGNHKSYVLLKGVDMTTIKSLTYDYSSQDKDGEIEVRLDSYAGPVVSRVPYKATGAWNKTAQVTSTFDTPFTGRHDVYVIVVKRDKPNDGIIQLKSIQFNQ, encoded by the coding sequence ATGATTACGTTAACGAACTCTCCTAAGCCTATACTTCGCTGGCTGGCTACTCTAGGTGCTGCGGCTGGCTTGTATGCCTGTGCCAGTAATCCAAAAACGGTTACCACAACCACAGTCACGAAAACAACCTCGACTTCTACGGTTGCAACTGCGCCAACGCCACCCGTGCCTGTTGCGCCCAAACGCGTGTTGGTCTTTTCGAAAACGAAAGGGTGGAAACATACCTCTATCCCGTCTGGGATTGCCGCCATTCAGAAATTGGGGCGGGAAAATAACTTTCGGGTCGATACCACCAAAAATGCTGACTATTTCAACGATGATAGTCTGAAACATTATCAGGCCGTTATCTGGCTCAGTACTACTGGTAATGTGCTGAATCAGGTACAACAGGCCGCTTTTGAGCGATACATTCAGGCAGGTGGCGGTTATTTGGGCATCCACGCGGCTGCCGATACCGAATACGACTGGCCCTGGTACAACAAACTGGTAGGGGGCTATTTTGCCAGCCATCCCAGCAACTCCAACGTGCGGAAAGCAACCGTCGATGTACTGGATAAGAGTCATAGGTCGACCAATATGCTTCCCGACCATTGGGAGCGTACCGACGAGTGGTATAATTATCGATCACTCTACACGGATCTGCACGTACTGGCTAACCTGGATGAAAACACCTACGACGGTGGAATCAATGGCGCTAATCACCCAATTGCGTGGTATCATGAGTTCGATGGCGGCCGGGCGTATTATACGGGTGGAGGCCATACCGACGAAAGCTTCAGCGAACCGTTGTTCGTACAGCACCTGCTGGGAGCACTCAACTGGGTAATGGGGAGTGGTAAGCCGCTGGATTATAGTAAGTCATATTCAGTGGTGATGCCCGAGGATAATCGGTTCGTGAAAACGGTTCTGGTCAACGATTTAAACGAGCCGATGGAAGTGGCAGTTGCCAACGATGGTCGGGTTTTCTTTACCGAGCGTAGTGGCAATCTGTCGGTCTATGACACGAAGACCAACAAGCACCAGCTAGTCCATAAGTTCGACGCACCCACCAAATTCGGGCATGGTTTACAGGGCATTACCCTCGATCCGAACTTTGCTGCCAATCACTGGTTCTATGTCTATTATTCGCCCCCGTTCGACAAGGATCCGTCGTATAACCTGTCGCGGTTTACCCTGAAAGACGACAATACGATTGATCTGTCATCCGAAAAAGTGCTGCTTAAAGTGCCCAGTATCGCTGAGTCGGGTGCTCACCATGGCGGTTCGCTGGCCTTCGATAAAGAAGGCAATCTTTATCTCTCGACAGGTGATCACACCAACCCTTTCCCGTCGATCGGTTACGCACCGATCGATGCCCGACCCGATCATTTAGCCGCTGATGCGCGGGGAACAGCCGCTAATACGAACGATTTACGGGGTAAAATCCTGCGCATCCGGCCCCAGACCGATGGCACGTATACCATTCCCGAAGGCAATCTTTTTCCGAAAGGTACGGCACAAACCCGCCCTGAAATTTATACGATGGGCCTGCGAAATCCCTATCGTATTGCACTGAACCCTAAATCGTCGGTACTGTATTGGGGCGAAATCGGGCCAGATGCCGGGAAAGACAGTACGCTGGGACCACGGGGCTACGACGAATTTAATCAGGCTAAAAAAGCGGGCAATTTTGGCTGGCCGTTGTTCATTGGTAACAGTCAGCCGTATGCAGCCAATGATTTTGCTACCAATGCCATTGGCTCTCGTTTTGATCCAAATGACCCGGTAAACGATTCGCCCAAAAGCACGGGGCTGAAGCACCTGCCGCCCGTAAATCCGGCGATGATCTGGTATCCGTATGCGGCCTCGAAGGAGTTTCCGGAGTTGGGGCAGGGTGGACGAAGTGCAATGGCAGGGGAGTTTTATACGTACGATCCCAATTCGGCCTCTAAAAACAAATTCCCGGAATACTACGATGGGGCGCTGTTCATTTTCGACTGGATGCGCAACTGGGTAATGGCTCTCCGCATCGACAAGAACGATAATTACGTCCGTACCGAACCCTTCATGGCTGGTAACGGCGATTTTCGGCGGCCCATCGATCTGGCTTTTGGCAAAGACGGGGTAATGTATATGCTTGAATATGGCTCAGTATATGGCGCTGACAACGACGATGCGCGGTTAGTTAAAATAGAGTACAATACCGGGAACCGGGCACCGACCGTACGCGCTAATGTGGTCGATTCATTGGCGATGGCGCAGTTGAATGCTCGTTCGTACCTGACTTCTGATGGGCGCAATGCACCGGTGATTCGGGAAGCAGTTGGACCGGCTCCGTTGCGGGTTAAATTTAGTGGACGTGGGACTGACCTGGACGAAGACGACAAACTGACCTATCAGTGGTTGTTCGATGGCAAAACGGTTGGCGCTACCCAGCCCATGGCGACATACACCTATACTCAACCGGGTGTTTATAACGCCATTCTGCGGGTGGCCGATCAAACAGGTCTGGTTGGAGCCGATACGATTGTCGTGAAAGTGGGCAATGCTAAACCTGATGTGATGATTGCAACCCCGGATAACAAGTCGTTCTTCTGGGAGGGCAAACCGTTCACCTACGCTGTCAAAGTAACCGATAAGGAAGACGGCAAAATTGATCCGAAACGTATTAAAGTCGTTTACGAATACAATGCTCAGCCGCGAGGGACACCTGTTCTGGGACCCCAGCAGGGCCACCAGGATTTGGCGATGGTCGGGAATGGCTCACTTGGAAAAACCCTGGTTGCAGGGAGTGATTGTAAAGCCTGTCATACCATCGATAAGCCTTCCGTTGGGCCGACGTTTCTGGCGGTTGCAGATCGGTATAAAGGACAGGCAGGGAGTGTGGAACGGCTAGCGAAGAAAATCATTGAAGGCGGTGGCGGCAACTGGAGCAAAGATCACCTGATGAGCGCCCATCCCCAAATTCCGGTGCAGGATGCGCAGGAAATGGTCAAGTATATTTTCTCGCTGACCGATGCCCGTAAGCAAAAGACGCTTCCCTTGCAGGGAAGTCTGGCGCTGAACGAGCACAAACCCGAAGAGACCCGTGGGCAATACACCATCCTGGCATCCTATACCGATAAGGGCGAATCCACACCGGGCGGCAAGGCAGTTGGGCCACTGACCGGCTCGGAAGTTATTACGCTGCGTAGTGCTAATGTGAAAACGATCAATGCGGACGCGTATGTAGGGTTTCCCCGTTTCGGTAACAACCTGAGCGCAGGGAACCACAAATCGTATGTATTGCTGAAAGGCGTCGATATGACGACCATCAAGTCGCTGACCTACGACTATTCATCGCAGGATAAGGATGGTGAAATTGAAGTGCGGCTGGACTCGTATGCAGGCCCTGTGGTAAGCCGGGTGCCGTATAAAGCGACGGGGGCCTGGAATAAGACTGCGCAGGTAACCAGTACGTTCGACACACCCTTTACGGGTCGTCACGATGTGTATGTGATAGTCGTGAAGCGCGACAAACCCAACGATGGTATTATTCAGTTGAAAAGCATTCAGTTCAATCAGTAA
- a CDS encoding LytR/AlgR family response regulator transcription factor: MKKRLTIAKGHYRFDTNAVLYLTGDANYCYVHMLNGDMVLTSRTLKWFEKQWPSFLRVHKHALVNPQHAFQVNRAARLTSPSYLIMRDQTQLLISRRRLSDVVEQLSPLHKIVYAKRHRSAIMS, encoded by the coding sequence ATGAAAAAAAGACTGACTATTGCAAAAGGCCATTACCGATTCGATACCAATGCTGTTCTTTACCTAACTGGCGATGCCAATTACTGCTATGTGCACATGCTCAACGGCGACATGGTTTTGACCAGTCGTACGCTGAAGTGGTTCGAAAAGCAGTGGCCCTCCTTTCTGCGGGTCCATAAACATGCGCTCGTCAATCCACAGCATGCATTTCAGGTAAACAGAGCCGCTCGGCTCACCTCGCCCAGCTACTTGATCATGCGCGATCAGACTCAGCTTCTGATCTCCCGTCGGCGTTTATCGGATGTAGTTGAGCAATTAAGTCCACTGCACAAAATCGTTTATGCTAAACGGCATCGGTCAGCCATTATGTCCTGA
- a CDS encoding LytTR family transcriptional regulator DNA-binding domain-containing protein, which produces MILMSRTLKGFEKRWPSFVRVHKHALINSQHAFRVK; this is translated from the coding sequence GTGATTTTGATGTCGCGCACCTTAAAAGGGTTTGAAAAACGCTGGCCCTCGTTCGTACGAGTCCACAAACACGCCCTGATCAATTCCCAGCATGCGTTTCGAGTAAAGTGA
- a CDS encoding sugar phosphate isomerase/epimerase family protein: MVSLSRRKFLQSSSVLAGSILLPSLVDRQPTKQNPLRLGGPIFLKSDDPAELAREHRRLRYSAAYVPKVELTDTTRIDAIRKAFASQNVLIAEVGAWVNMLEADAVKRKKNLDYVTERLALAEAVGALTCVNIAGSFNRTQWDGPDARNLTQEYIDATVENCRKVIDAVKPRRARFALEMMGWSLPDGPDSYLQFINAIDRPAFAAHVDIANIINSPARYYNNTALINETFQKLGRWIVSVHAKDIYGKDGHFAETMPGRGQMDYQTYIRNVTALPREVPMMLEHLRTAEEYDEARQFVISQADKASIPLA; this comes from the coding sequence ATGGTTTCTCTTTCGCGTCGTAAATTTCTGCAATCGTCGTCCGTGCTGGCGGGTAGTATTTTGCTACCTTCGCTAGTTGACCGTCAACCGACGAAACAAAACCCGCTACGGTTAGGCGGGCCTATTTTTCTGAAAAGCGATGATCCCGCCGAGTTGGCCCGCGAACATCGCCGGTTACGCTACAGCGCGGCCTACGTTCCGAAGGTAGAACTCACAGATACGACCCGGATTGATGCCATTCGGAAAGCCTTTGCTAGTCAGAATGTACTTATCGCTGAGGTGGGGGCGTGGGTAAATATGCTGGAGGCCGATGCGGTAAAACGGAAGAAAAACCTGGATTACGTGACAGAACGACTGGCACTGGCCGAAGCGGTTGGTGCCCTTACCTGCGTGAACATTGCCGGGTCGTTCAACCGTACCCAATGGGATGGTCCCGATGCCCGAAACCTGACTCAGGAATACATCGACGCAACGGTTGAAAACTGCCGGAAAGTGATCGATGCCGTGAAGCCCAGGCGAGCCCGATTTGCCCTCGAAATGATGGGCTGGAGCTTACCCGATGGGCCGGATTCGTACCTCCAGTTTATCAACGCCATCGATCGGCCTGCCTTTGCTGCTCATGTCGACATTGCCAATATCATCAACAGTCCAGCACGCTATTATAACAACACAGCCCTTATCAACGAAACGTTTCAGAAGCTAGGCCGCTGGATCGTATCTGTTCATGCCAAGGACATTTATGGAAAAGACGGCCATTTTGCCGAAACCATGCCGGGGCGGGGGCAGATGGATTATCAAACGTACATCCGTAATGTAACGGCTCTACCGCGCGAAGTGCCTATGATGTTGGAGCACCTCCGCACGGCAGAAGAGTATGACGAAGCCCGTCAGTTCGTCATCAGTCAGGCTGATAAAGCGAGTATTCCACTGGCCTAA
- a CDS encoding ThuA domain-containing protein translates to MIYFQRQLAYSLTLCLFWLITGLQAQQNPKFRVVAFYTAQNDRAHISFVHEANRWFPKMGEQYGFSYDSTSNWDNLNPAFLATYQVVLFLDTRPDEPAQREAFQKYMENGGSWLGFHFAAFALTPSKYPQNWDWYHNEFIGAGSYKSNTWRPTSAILRVEDRKHPTTKRLPATFKAAPNEWYRWTNDLKANPDIDILMSIDSTSFPLGTGPKPHEIWHSGYYPVVWTNKKYKMVYVNMGHNDIDYEGKTNRELSSSFSSEAQNRFLIDALLWLGKGKKR, encoded by the coding sequence ATGATCTATTTTCAGAGACAACTTGCGTATAGCCTGACACTATGCCTGTTCTGGCTGATAACTGGATTACAGGCCCAGCAAAATCCCAAATTCCGGGTTGTTGCGTTTTATACGGCCCAAAACGACCGCGCCCACATCAGCTTTGTGCACGAAGCCAATCGATGGTTTCCGAAGATGGGTGAGCAATATGGATTTTCGTATGATTCGACCAGCAACTGGGATAATCTGAACCCGGCCTTTCTGGCTACCTATCAGGTGGTGCTGTTTCTGGACACCCGACCCGATGAACCAGCCCAGCGGGAAGCCTTTCAGAAATACATGGAAAATGGCGGAAGCTGGTTAGGGTTTCATTTTGCCGCTTTCGCCCTCACGCCCTCCAAATACCCGCAAAACTGGGACTGGTACCACAACGAATTTATTGGGGCCGGATCGTACAAAAGCAACACCTGGCGACCTACATCGGCTATTTTACGGGTCGAAGATCGAAAACACCCGACTACGAAGCGGTTGCCCGCAACCTTCAAAGCGGCTCCCAATGAGTGGTATCGCTGGACGAATGATCTGAAAGCCAATCCTGATATCGACATCCTCATGTCGATCGATTCCACTAGCTTTCCGTTAGGTACGGGGCCGAAACCCCACGAAATCTGGCATAGTGGGTACTATCCGGTAGTCTGGACGAACAAAAAGTATAAAATGGTTTACGTAAACATGGGTCATAACGACATCGATTACGAAGGGAAAACTAACCGGGAGCTTTCATCGTCGTTCAGTAGCGAAGCCCAGAACCGCTTCCTGATCGACGCATTACTATGGCTGGGGAAAGGTAAAAAACGTTGA
- a CDS encoding LytR/AlgR family response regulator transcription factor, with protein sequence MPPIRCLLVDDEPPALAVIESHIAMIDGLTIVGKCHNAIQAFGLLQSTPVDLLFLDIKMPKLLGTDFVRSMRQPPKVIFTTAYRDYALDGFELDAVDYLLKPISFERFLRAVSKVMRIEPSAIGAEVLDNEPESMSEKPVTTATEYSFLYFRADRKMVKVFIRDILYVESLKDYVKIVTTSAKPLVVKQSISSLEEMLPDAGFLRIHRSYIVAIDKINAYTPSYVDIAGQELPIGRLYHKEVGRVLKME encoded by the coding sequence ATGCCTCCGATACGCTGCTTATTGGTCGATGATGAACCCCCGGCACTGGCTGTGATTGAATCGCACATTGCGATGATTGATGGTCTGACTATTGTGGGTAAGTGCCATAATGCCATTCAGGCATTCGGGCTGTTACAGTCGACACCGGTCGATCTGCTGTTTTTAGACATTAAAATGCCCAAACTGCTCGGCACCGATTTTGTGCGCAGTATGCGGCAGCCGCCCAAAGTTATTTTTACAACGGCCTATCGCGATTATGCTCTGGATGGGTTCGAGCTGGATGCCGTTGATTACCTGCTGAAACCAATTTCGTTTGAGCGATTTTTGCGGGCGGTGTCGAAAGTTATGCGGATTGAGCCCAGTGCGATAGGAGCAGAAGTGCTGGACAATGAGCCGGAATCGATGAGTGAAAAGCCGGTCACCACGGCGACCGAATACTCGTTTCTCTATTTCCGGGCCGACCGTAAAATGGTGAAAGTGTTTATCCGCGATATTCTGTATGTGGAGAGCCTGAAAGATTACGTCAAAATTGTAACAACGTCTGCCAAACCCTTAGTAGTCAAACAAAGCATCAGTTCGCTGGAGGAGATGCTACCCGACGCTGGCTTTCTGCGCATTCACCGATCTTACATTGTTGCCATCGACAAGATCAATGCTTACACGCCCAGTTACGTCGATATAGCTGGTCAGGAGCTACCCATTGGCCGATTATATCATAAAGAAGTGGGCCGCGTGCTCAAAATGGAGTAG
- a CDS encoding sensor histidine kinase, translating into MQRLNKEFVFSNQPRQRLIRHGLFWTVWMIFFTLTYGFLPANYLLHEGVAWPMAFLKGFTVAGIDSILFMPAHMFLSYSLMYWVIPRYLMRGWYLMAVLSTILLVIATAALSAVLAEFVVYPIRMSVFHRYSGNSFFFAMMAGMRGATTIAGFAVAIKLVKIWYQKQEAYQQVEHEKLQAELQLLKSQVHPHFLFNTLNNLYGLTLHKSEHSPEVVLKLSELLSYMLYDCNAPEVPLQKEIAFMRNYIGLEQLRYGDRLDLSLSLTGDYQTKLIAPLLLVPFLENAFKHGASEQLEQAWMHIELSVQGNQLKFKVINSREIPEQTDGYVGGIGLQNVKKRLKLLYEGRHDLRIVAEEETFMVLLTLDLQSVKTMPATPVAQLVETA; encoded by the coding sequence ATGCAACGCCTGAACAAAGAATTTGTCTTCTCCAATCAACCCCGGCAGCGATTGATCCGGCATGGATTGTTCTGGACTGTCTGGATGATCTTTTTTACGCTGACCTACGGATTTCTGCCAGCAAATTACCTGTTGCATGAAGGGGTTGCCTGGCCAATGGCTTTTCTGAAAGGGTTTACGGTGGCGGGTATCGATTCGATTCTGTTCATGCCAGCGCATATGTTTTTGTCGTACAGCCTGATGTATTGGGTAATACCGCGTTATCTGATGCGGGGATGGTATTTGATGGCTGTTTTAAGTACCATATTGCTCGTGATCGCGACAGCCGCTCTGTCGGCGGTCCTGGCTGAGTTTGTGGTGTATCCGATCCGTATGTCGGTTTTCCATCGATACTCCGGCAACAGCTTCTTTTTTGCTATGATGGCGGGGATGCGTGGAGCCACGACCATTGCGGGGTTTGCGGTAGCTATCAAGCTGGTGAAAATCTGGTATCAGAAACAGGAAGCGTATCAGCAGGTCGAGCACGAAAAGTTACAGGCCGAATTGCAGTTGCTGAAATCGCAGGTACATCCGCACTTTCTGTTCAACACGCTAAATAATCTGTATGGACTCACGCTGCACAAATCGGAGCATTCGCCCGAAGTGGTTTTAAAATTGTCAGAATTGCTGAGTTACATGCTCTACGACTGCAATGCGCCTGAAGTGCCGCTTCAGAAAGAAATTGCTTTCATGCGTAATTACATCGGACTGGAACAGCTCCGGTACGGCGATCGGCTCGATTTGTCGCTTAGCCTTACCGGCGACTATCAGACCAAACTGATAGCCCCGCTTTTACTCGTCCCTTTTCTGGAAAATGCGTTTAAGCATGGGGCTAGTGAACAGCTGGAGCAAGCCTGGATGCATATTGAGTTGTCGGTGCAGGGTAATCAGTTGAAATTTAAAGTAATCAACAGCCGCGAAATACCGGAGCAAACGGATGGATATGTGGGAGGAATTGGGCTTCAGAATGTAAAAAAACGGCTGAAACTGCTCTACGAAGGTCGCCATGATTTACGAATTGTGGCTGAAGAAGAAACCTTTATGGTTTTATTAACCTTAGATCTGCAATCCGTGAAAACGATGCCTGCAACACCTGTTGCCCAGTTGGTAGAAACCGCCTGA
- a CDS encoding Gfo/Idh/MocA family protein, with product MQSNRRTFIRTLSAASAIVATEGLAKPFGAPAYIPNLMKVSPNDKIRIATIGMGIQGNFDTRAALRNPDIELVGVADLYTGRLEHAKTEYGKDNTLFTTRDYREILARPDVDAVLVVTPDHWHDHITIAALKAGKHVYCEKPMVQHLNEGKAVIDAWKKSGKTMQVGSQRISSAAFQEAKRLVEAGEIGAINYIESNSDRFNAIGAWNYSIPPDASPQTVDWDRFLGDAPKRPFDATRFFRWRNYKDYGTGVAGDLFIHLITGVHFVTNTLGPTRIFSSGNLAYWKDGRDVPDVMSCIMDYPKTDQHEAFQMVLRVNFANAGKISNVTRIIGNEGQIEFSEDNLIMTKKKLPIAPGYGNYDSFFTFTEPVQQEFVKQYDAKYPPDTRTAEPVKEVKFTAPKDDDAHAKHFGNFFENVRKGSQGTVEDPVFGFRAAAPVLACNESYFEQKVVYWDPVTMTQKNPSAPASGKKKPSVTASSKTAAKKS from the coding sequence ATGCAATCCAACAGACGCACGTTTATCAGGACCCTGTCAGCGGCTTCGGCAATTGTCGCAACGGAGGGGCTTGCCAAGCCATTCGGCGCTCCTGCATACATCCCCAATCTGATGAAAGTTAGTCCGAACGATAAAATTCGGATTGCAACCATCGGAATGGGTATTCAGGGTAATTTCGACACACGAGCGGCCCTACGTAACCCAGACATTGAACTGGTTGGGGTTGCTGATCTATATACGGGTCGGCTTGAGCACGCTAAAACCGAATACGGCAAGGATAATACGCTGTTTACAACCCGCGATTACCGCGAAATTCTGGCCCGTCCCGATGTTGATGCGGTGCTGGTTGTAACCCCCGACCACTGGCACGACCATATTACCATAGCCGCCTTGAAAGCCGGTAAACATGTGTACTGCGAGAAGCCGATGGTCCAGCACCTGAATGAAGGCAAAGCCGTGATTGATGCCTGGAAAAAATCGGGTAAGACCATGCAGGTCGGTAGCCAGCGCATCAGCAGTGCCGCCTTTCAGGAAGCCAAACGACTGGTCGAAGCGGGTGAAATTGGGGCCATCAATTACATTGAATCGAACAGCGACCGTTTCAACGCCATAGGTGCCTGGAACTACTCGATTCCACCCGATGCCTCGCCCCAAACCGTCGACTGGGACCGATTCCTGGGCGACGCACCCAAGCGTCCGTTCGATGCCACCCGGTTCTTCCGCTGGCGAAACTATAAGGATTACGGTACGGGCGTTGCGGGCGATCTGTTCATCCACCTCATTACCGGGGTTCACTTCGTGACCAACACGCTGGGGCCAACCCGGATTTTCTCGTCGGGCAACCTGGCCTACTGGAAAGATGGTCGCGACGTACCCGACGTGATGTCTTGCATCATGGATTACCCCAAAACCGACCAGCACGAGGCATTTCAGATGGTACTCCGGGTAAACTTCGCCAACGCGGGTAAAATCAGTAATGTTACACGCATCATCGGCAACGAAGGTCAGATCGAGTTTTCGGAAGATAATCTCATTATGACCAAGAAGAAGTTGCCCATTGCACCCGGCTACGGCAACTACGATAGCTTCTTTACCTTTACGGAACCCGTTCAGCAGGAATTTGTCAAACAGTACGACGCCAAATATCCGCCCGATACGCGCACCGCTGAGCCGGTAAAAGAAGTGAAGTTTACCGCTCCGAAAGACGATGACGCTCACGCCAAACACTTCGGCAACTTCTTCGAAAACGTTCGTAAAGGTAGTCAGGGTACAGTCGAAGATCCAGTATTCGGCTTCCGGGCAGCGGCTCCTGTACTGGCCTGTAACGAAAGCTATTTCGAACAAAAAGTGGTGTATTGGGACCCGGTTACGATGACGCAGAAGAATCCATCGGCCCCCGCATCAGGAAAAAAGAAACCGTCTGTAACGGCTTCGTCAAAAACGGCAGCGAAGAAATCGTAA
- a CDS encoding RNA polymerase sigma factor, producing MKIPIALPRKQGLLGQSETDNQLTFSMIYDRYAAALLGVIHKIIPEKAEAVSLLETTFSRVRSELPQFKPTKQPLFIWLLQIARCTALEALKERSTAPRPTLQLTETGQVVRPMWGESKAAVLDEYPAIVFAETQQKQLLDMVLFKNCTPEEAARSLGIPVETVRQQLRLAMQQVRNTAKAS from the coding sequence ATGAAAATCCCTATTGCGCTCCCGCGGAAACAGGGATTATTGGGCCAGTCGGAAACCGATAATCAACTAACGTTTTCAATGATCTATGACCGATACGCAGCTGCATTACTGGGTGTAATCCATAAAATTATTCCAGAAAAAGCAGAAGCCGTTTCGTTGCTGGAGACAACGTTTAGCAGAGTCCGTTCGGAGCTACCTCAATTTAAGCCGACGAAACAACCCTTATTTATATGGCTCCTGCAAATAGCCCGCTGTACAGCTCTGGAGGCCCTTAAGGAACGGTCTACCGCGCCCAGACCAACACTTCAATTAACTGAAACCGGGCAGGTAGTTCGTCCGATGTGGGGCGAAAGTAAGGCAGCGGTCCTGGACGAATATCCAGCAATTGTTTTTGCTGAAACACAGCAAAAACAATTGCTGGATATGGTTTTATTTAAAAACTGCACGCCCGAAGAAGCCGCTCGTTCGCTGGGTATACCTGTCGAAACGGTTCGGCAACAGTTACGGCTGGCTATGCAACAGGTACGGAATACAGCGAAGGCATCATAG
- a CDS encoding (2Fe-2S) ferredoxin domain-containing protein: MKYKKHVFICNNQKPAPKKSCGEAHGNELVDAFKAALAERGLLKEMRAQRTGCLDACAFGPSLVVYPEGTYYGNVQLSDVDEIVDSHLVNNQPVERLKLDF, encoded by the coding sequence ATGAAATACAAGAAGCACGTTTTCATTTGTAATAACCAGAAGCCTGCCCCCAAGAAGTCGTGTGGCGAAGCACATGGGAATGAATTAGTCGATGCGTTCAAAGCCGCTCTGGCCGAACGCGGATTACTGAAAGAGATGCGGGCCCAGCGAACCGGCTGCCTTGATGCCTGCGCCTTCGGCCCCAGTCTGGTCGTATACCCCGAAGGTACGTATTATGGTAATGTACAACTTTCTGATGTCGATGAAATTGTTGACAGCCATCTGGTAAACAATCAGCCCGTCGAACGATTGAAGCTGGACTTTTAA